In Xenopus laevis strain J_2021 chromosome 2S, Xenopus_laevis_v10.1, whole genome shotgun sequence, a genomic segment contains:
- the tspan31.S gene encoding tetraspanin-31-A codes for MVCGGFTCSKNALCALNVVYMLVGLLLIGVAAWGKGFGIVSSIHIIGGVIAIGVFLLLIAIIGLIGAVSHHQVMLFIYMVVLILVFIFQFIVSCSCLAMNRSQQEYFLNTTWRRMSNETRLNLEETLECCGFLNTTEARELFNKDVALCSHVCPDPHKCLSCGDKMLNHADEALKILGGVGLFFSFTEILGVWLAFRFRNQKDPRANPSAFL; via the exons GCGCTCAATGTGGTGTACATG ctgGTGGGCTTGCTGTTGATAGGCGTGGCAGCATGGGGTAAAGGTTTTGGAATCGTCTCTAGCATACACATCATTGGTGGAGTGATTGCCATTGGAGTTTTCCTTCTACTCATTGCCATAATTGGTTTGATTGGGGCTGTCAGTCATCACCAAGTGATGCTCTTTATT TATATGGTTGTATTGATTCTGGTctttatatttcagtttattgTATCATGTTCATGTCTAGCAATGAATAGATCACAGCAG GAGTATTTCCTGAATACAACATGGAGGCGGATGAGCAATGAGACCAGGTTGAATTTAGAAGAAACATTGGAATGCTGTGGGTTCTTAAACACTACAGAGGCCAGGGAACTGTTTAATAAGGATGTCGCTCTCTGCAGTCAT GTCTGTCCAGACCCTCACAAATGCCTGAGCTGTGGGGATAAAATGTTAAATCATGCAGACGAAGCACTGAAAATCCTTGGAGGTGTTGGGCTTTTCTTCAGTTTTACAGAG ATTCTCGGTGTGTGGCTTGCTTTCCGCTTTAGGAACCAGAAGGATCCCCGTGCAAACCCCAGtgcttttctatag